GAAGGGAATAACTTGGCTGATGTTTTAGCAATTTTCAGAACTACTGGTGTAGATGCTTCTTTTCACTCAGTTTTTCACTTACCAAAACACTTATATGGTATATATGTCTGGGACAAAGCAAGACTTCCTCACTCTAGATACTAGTTTTATTCCTTTTTGTTATGACAGATAGTTTGAAACGATTACTGTATGGTTTAGAGTCTTAGAATATATGGTTTTTGAAAGGGCTTTGGTTTCGGAATTTACCTAAACCCCAAATCCCATGCCCGTTCGTAAAAGGTATCCCTTCCTGATCCGCAGAGGGTTATTAATAATGAAAGTGGggattttttacaaaaagaattCTCCGCTATAACTCCAAAACACCGCCCTCTATTCTCACTAATCTTCTTACCAGAAAAATTAGCCAGCATACTCGGTATCTCTCATTTTATGACCACCCACCAACAAAATGCTGGATCCAACCAACTTATATTCAACACAAATACACAATTCCAACTAATATAGTATTAAATGCATATTAAACTCCACCCGGGAAAATAAATTCACGTTCAGTAAAGCACTATGAAATTCTGCAAATACATACAAAACAGAAGTTCTCTACTTTACCTCAAATTTCACTTTCATTTTGACACAGGCTTCTGCAAAAGCGCGGTCAAGTAAACCTCCGCGTTCTTCGAATTGGCCTTATTCCCCGTTGCCCACTTCACCTTTTTGTACCCCAATTTCCCAATCAACGGCGCATAAAGCTTGTCAAGATCCACCCCTTTGCTAAAGAAATGATCCAACAACAGGTAACCTCCACCTCTCAACACTCTATCAACGTCGTAAAGCAAGAACTCCATCGCCGTCAACGGTATCCATCTATTCACGGCGTGGCCGCAACGCACCAGATCCACCACCCCGTCGAACACCGGAAACCTCTGCTGCAGTGGCACGTGTAGCGGCACCAGCCCCCTCAGCGCCACAACCTCGTTATACGGCGCACCGAGATTCATCGTCGTCGTCACGACGGTCACATTGTAAAGCTTCATTCTCGCCGCGAAAGTCCCGGTACCGCCACCGACATCGATGCCGAGACGGAGCACAGAGTTTGCTGCCTTGGCAATCTGCAACAGTTGTAGGACCGGGAGGTCAAGTTCGTCGTTGTAGCTCATGAATCGAGTGGCTTCCGCAGAGAGGTTGAAACCCAGTTTTGGGTTGGAGCGCACGAGGCAGCTGAAGCTTTTGCAATAGTACTTATGCCAGATAACGTTTTGGTCCGGCAGCGAAGGAGCAAACGAGTTGTGGGAAAGAGACGacgtgggttttggtggggtttTGGAGAAGCACCGACGGCGAGGGAGTGGGTGGCAGCCACGCAGGATGAGTGACTCCGCGAGCTCCTCGGAATCTGGAGGGCAGGGAGAGAATGGTGTATAGTTCATATATCGATGGAGGAGGCCAGGGTGATTGTGGCAAGATGTGGCGATGGGAGAGAGTTGAGAGTGGAGGAGCAGATCCGGTGGGGCAGTGGTGGTGGAGACGGCGGCTTTGGTGGAGGAATCTGCGGCTGAGGGTGGGAGGCGCGTGAGGTGGGTGATGGTGGAACGTATGGTGTTGAGCTGGTGGAGAAGGTAGTCAGGGACAGGTACTGGAGCGGGGGGCTTCTTGGTGGTTTGAATTGTAGAGGAGAGATGGTAGAGGGAGAGGATATTGGTGGCCACCATGGCCAGGAGAAGCAGCATGTTGAGACCCATGGTGAAACCCATCTTCGGCTTTGCCTTGGGCTCTTCAATGCTGCCTGGCTTTCGCTGTATATCCATGAATACTAGATCCCCCGCTGGGGATCGCTGGGAgcggtgttttatttttttttattattattatttttaatgattaagaaaattttatttaatattattatgaatttttttatttttttaaatatttaaaaatattaaaaaatggtataaaaaaaattaaaaaaataaaaaattttctacGCTAAGCGGGAGCCCCCAGCTGTGGCTGTAGAGGGATCCGTATATCCATATTAATTATACTTTTTAAGTTTCGACTGTCTGTCTGACTAGTCAGTGCAGAAAGTTTTTGCTCTCCAGATTTGGAGTTGTGATCCTCTGTGGTAGGACTTGGGTGTCATAACTTGTTTTTGTCTTATAACCGTTGGATTGTGTCGTTGTGGGGCCTGGGAATCTATCCGCTCCCTAAGTTTGATGCAAATCTGGTAGATTTTCTTGGGATGCAGCGGGAGGAAAGTGGGATGAACGGGGTTCTACTACTTCTTCTGTGCAgacaaagaataaaatttaatttaattttaatttaatttaatagatGCTTAAGAAAGGGGGAAATACAACTGGAGGGCTTGAGGTACGTACGTGAATTAGGGACCAAAAAGCTATTTGTTTAAGCAGTTAATCGGGATATGATATCTGGCCTGTATTAGTGGACACCCTTGACCCTACGGAGTTGGAAGAGGTGGCGGTTACACCCAAGAAATTCAGGAGGATTCCTCCATGGAAAGGTTTCAAGCACTTGCTATCTTATCTCAATAAGTTAGAGCAGAGTTATCCTCTTATAAAACACTAATCACAACTCTCCAATTAGCTCAGATCCAACCTCCACCTGAAAATCACAAGTGATCCAAGCTTGCTAggttcaatttaaaattaattaggaTGCAGCTGTAAATAATGGTGAAGGAAAGATTGGGGTAAGGGTCCTCATAAGAGATTATCAAGGACAAGTCATTGGTACCCTTCGTGCATCCAGATCCTTTAGAAGAAGCCCTTTCGATGCACAAGCCTATGATCTGTTGTTAGATATAGTGTTTTGTCAAGAAATAGGTTTGAAACAAGTTTGCTTAGAATGTAACTCAAAGCAAGTAGTGGACCTACTATAGAATCACACCTCAAACTAAAGTCTGGGAGGCTGCATATTTGGTGATGCTCGAAAAATTATAGATTCATATACAATATAGATTGCCTCACATACCTATAGAGAGGCTAACAGTGCAGCTCACCAACTTGCAAAGTTTGCATTGGATTGCCCT
This sequence is a window from Carya illinoinensis cultivar Pawnee chromosome 9, C.illinoinensisPawnee_v1, whole genome shotgun sequence. Protein-coding genes within it:
- the LOC122277815 gene encoding probable methyltransferase At1g29790, producing the protein MDIQRKPGSIEEPKAKPKMGFTMGLNMLLLLAMVATNILSLYHLSSTIQTTKKPPAPVPVPDYLLHQLNTIRSTITHLTRLPPSAADSSTKAAVSTTTAPPDLLLHSQLSPIATSCHNHPGLLHRYMNYTPFSPCPPDSEELAESLILRGCHPLPRRRCFSKTPPKPTSSLSHNSFAPSLPDQNVIWHKYYCKSFSCLVRSNPKLGFNLSAEATRFMSYNDELDLPVLQLLQIAKAANSVLRLGIDVGGGTGTFAARMKLYNVTVVTTTMNLGAPYNEVVALRGLVPLHVPLQQRFPVFDGVVDLVRCGHAVNRWIPLTAMEFLLYDVDRVLRGGGYLLLDHFFSKGVDLDKLYAPLIGKLGYKKVKWATGNKANSKNAEVYLTALLQKPVSK